The following proteins are encoded in a genomic region of Verrucomicrobiia bacterium:
- a CDS encoding FlgD immunoglobulin-like domain containing protein, translating to MSVEWLQGSSANRVSTNTTWGPGIVQITGDLLVDSAVTLTLQPGTTVKFTSDGGNKSELVIKGTLSCVGTVGDSIIFTSSSATPANGDWGGMIVPFPGRANIEFARFSYADTALAVRGDTATVVVYNSTFTHFSKAAVSSRSAKTRLGGIVPVPNPPDCGRNNFLMTTATSGAKAVIKSSSPTGTIKAEGNWWTQDPPSSPPPSSWFSGSVDRTPYLTGYATPDSCNAGGQQFSGPPPEGRVVAISSLPVSFELGQNYPNPFNPTTTIQYALPEPAQVELKIFNMLGQAVRTLVNEEKGAGYYQVVWDGKDQTGQAVSSGIYLYQIKAADFVETKKMQLVK from the coding sequence ATGAGTGTTGAGTGGCTGCAGGGCTCCAGCGCTAATCGGGTTTCTACAAATACTACATGGGGCCCAGGGATTGTGCAGATTACCGGCGATTTGCTCGTGGACTCCGCCGTAACCTTGACCCTGCAGCCCGGCACCACCGTCAAGTTTACAAGCGACGGCGGTAATAAGAGCGAGTTAGTTATCAAAGGAACCTTGAGCTGTGTGGGGACAGTGGGAGACTCCATCATTTTTACTTCATCTTCGGCAACACCTGCAAATGGCGACTGGGGTGGTATGATAGTTCCTTTTCCGGGGCGCGCAAACATTGAATTTGCCCGTTTTAGTTATGCAGATACTGCCCTTGCCGTCCGGGGGGACACGGCCACGGTGGTGGTGTACAATTCCACTTTTACGCATTTCAGCAAGGCCGCGGTTTCCAGCCGAAGCGCCAAAACCCGGCTGGGCGGGATTGTGCCGGTTCCCAATCCGCCGGATTGCGGGAGAAACAACTTTTTGATGACCACGGCCACTTCCGGGGCCAAAGCAGTGATAAAGTCATCCTCCCCTACAGGCACTATAAAGGCAGAAGGGAACTGGTGGACACAGGACCCGCCGTCAAGCCCGCCGCCAAGCAGTTGGTTTTCGGGCAGTGTGGACCGCACGCCTTATCTGACGGGTTATGCCACACCCGATTCCTGCAATGCGGGCGGCCAGCAATTTTCCGGGCCGCCGCCCGAGGGACGGGTGGTTGCCATTTCCAGTTTGCCTGTCAGCTTTGAATTGGGACAGAATTATCCCAACCCGTTCAACCCGACAACCACCATTCAGTATGCCCTTCCGGAACCGGCCCAAGTGGAGTTGAAAATCTTCAATATGCTCGGACAGGCGGTTCGGACGCTGGTGAATGAGGAAAAAGGAGCCGGATATTACCAAGTGGTTTGGGATGGAAAAGACCAGACGGGACAGGCCGTTTCATCCGGCATTTACTTATACCAAATCAAGGCCGCGGATTTTGTGGAAACTAAGAAGATGCAACTGGTCAAATAG
- a CDS encoding tetratricopeptide repeat protein codes for MRRISLWFSGLLLVGAIWISPDAAFAKVIPDTVREGQFLAGLELVAAERFTEADSLFRALVKSDPGDPWGHFFWAVEKAAQMMDAEQDSFSPAFSIQLSIAQQLAEKELKKLKKAKQPGARPDLFLLMGNIWGYRAIYEHRRGYWGSGLTAGLKAKKNFDRALELDSSLYDAYSGLGNYNFWKSARTRKFLISAFFPDERKKGIEQLIWAKERGYFSRPAAAASLMWALINQKDYEWAQKLADSLTAAYPEAKSPLWAKGTIYQERQLWDSAAAVFSELLRRLESDPAQSGYNFVDCRARLAKAYYQSGRYQDALLECEAAKKNRLSSKSRKKLKSRLDELAEISKKSRRALAQKDS; via the coding sequence GTGAGAAGAATTTCGCTTTGGTTTTCCGGCCTTCTCCTTGTCGGCGCTATATGGATTTCCCCGGATGCCGCTTTCGCCAAAGTCATTCCGGATACCGTGCGGGAGGGGCAGTTTCTGGCCGGTTTGGAACTGGTGGCCGCGGAACGCTTCACCGAAGCGGACAGCCTGTTCCGCGCCCTCGTCAAGTCCGATCCGGGGGACCCTTGGGGGCATTTTTTCTGGGCGGTGGAAAAGGCCGCCCAAATGATGGATGCCGAGCAGGACAGCTTTTCCCCCGCTTTTTCCATTCAACTTTCAATCGCCCAACAGCTGGCGGAAAAGGAATTGAAGAAGCTGAAGAAGGCAAAACAGCCGGGGGCGCGGCCGGATTTGTTTTTATTGATGGGAAATATCTGGGGGTACCGGGCGATTTACGAACATCGAAGAGGATACTGGGGATCCGGGCTTACGGCCGGGCTGAAGGCCAAAAAGAACTTTGACCGGGCCTTGGAACTGGATTCGAGTTTGTACGACGCCTACAGCGGGCTGGGGAATTACAATTTCTGGAAATCGGCGCGGACGCGGAAGTTTCTAATCTCCGCGTTTTTTCCGGATGAGCGGAAAAAAGGGATCGAACAGCTGATATGGGCCAAGGAAAGGGGATACTTTTCCCGCCCGGCGGCGGCGGCCTCGCTTATGTGGGCTTTGATCAATCAAAAGGATTATGAATGGGCGCAAAAGCTGGCAGATTCCCTGACCGCCGCCTATCCGGAGGCCAAAAGCCCCCTATGGGCCAAGGGGACCATCTATCAGGAAAGACAACTGTGGGACAGCGCCGCGGCGGTATTTTCCGAACTGCTCCGCCGGCTAGAGTCCGACCCGGCGCAGAGCGGCTACAATTTTGTGGACTGCCGCGCCCGGCTGGCGAAGGCCTATTACCAGTCCGGCCGGTACCAGGATGCGCTTTTGGAATGCGAGGCGGCAAAAAAGAATCGTCTTTCTTCAAAGAGCAGAAAAAAACTTAAATCCCGGCTGGACGAACTGGCGGAGATTTCCAAAAAATCGAGACGGGCCCTGGCCCAAAAAGATTCTTGA
- the hutI gene encoding imidazolonepropionase, producing the protein MADRKILIDNIGQLATCAGGKVGPVVGAFEKALGLKKGVAIAVQNGKILDIGDKDELAGRLNLNDYEHLDANRGLVTPGLVDCHTHPVFAGDRKEEFELRNQGVSYETIAKKGGGIFSTVRETRAATEAELERLLLLRLSRFLAEGTTTLEAKSGYGLSFEDELKQLEVIRRVRERQPIEVVATFLGAHTIPPEFKSRRKGYVRLLIERLLPEVAKRKLADFCDVFVEKIAFNYGEGKEILLAGRKLGLRPKLHADQLSNSNGAKLAAEVGAVSADHLEFISYSGIAALKKSGTIAVLLPSASFYLRARKAPPVKKLLATKVPLALATDFNPGTSPNYSLTFTMMLACVEWGFSAAQALLAVTRNAAYALGKGDGAGLLAPGKPADLVLWEAEDYRELSYYSGVRLTRSVVKGGKVVWQG; encoded by the coding sequence ATGGCTGACAGAAAAATTTTGATCGATAATATCGGACAGCTGGCTACCTGCGCAGGTGGAAAAGTGGGGCCGGTTGTAGGGGCCTTCGAAAAGGCGTTGGGATTGAAAAAGGGGGTTGCGATAGCCGTTCAAAACGGGAAAATCCTGGACATTGGCGACAAAGACGAACTGGCGGGGCGCCTTAACTTGAACGATTACGAGCATTTGGACGCAAACAGGGGGCTGGTCACCCCGGGCTTGGTCGATTGCCACACCCATCCGGTTTTCGCTGGGGACCGCAAAGAGGAATTCGAACTGCGCAATCAAGGGGTTTCCTACGAAACGATTGCCAAAAAAGGGGGGGGGATTTTTTCCACCGTCCGGGAGACGCGGGCGGCTACGGAGGCGGAGTTGGAGAGATTGCTACTACTGCGTTTGTCCCGGTTCTTGGCCGAAGGGACCACCACGCTGGAGGCAAAATCGGGATACGGGCTTTCCTTTGAAGATGAATTGAAACAGCTGGAAGTCATCCGCCGCGTCCGGGAAAGACAGCCCATTGAGGTAGTGGCCACTTTTTTGGGGGCGCATACCATTCCGCCGGAATTCAAGAGCAGGAGAAAGGGATATGTCCGGCTCCTGATTGAACGGCTCTTGCCGGAAGTGGCGAAGCGGAAGCTGGCGGATTTCTGCGATGTTTTTGTGGAGAAAATAGCCTTCAACTATGGGGAGGGGAAGGAAATTCTTTTGGCCGGAAGGAAACTGGGGCTTCGGCCCAAGCTGCATGCCGACCAGCTCTCCAATTCCAACGGGGCAAAACTGGCCGCCGAGGTGGGGGCGGTCTCCGCCGACCATCTGGAATTCATCTCGTATTCAGGGATAGCGGCCTTGAAAAAGTCGGGCACGATTGCCGTCTTGCTTCCATCGGCTTCTTTTTATTTACGTGCCCGTAAAGCGCCGCCGGTGAAAAAACTTTTAGCGACCAAAGTCCCGCTGGCCCTGGCCACCGATTTCAACCCCGGCACCTCCCCCAATTACTCCTTGACCTTCACAATGATGCTGGCCTGTGTGGAATGGGGTTTTTCGGCCGCGCAGGCGCTTTTGGCCGTCACCCGTAACGCGGCATACGCGCTCGGAAAAGGAGACGGGGCGGGACTTTTGGCTCCCGGAAAGCCGGCCGATTTGGTTCTCTGGGAGGCCGAGGATTACCGGGAACTTTCCTACTACTCGGGCGTCCGTTTGACCCGCTCGGTGGTAAAAGGAGGAAAGGTGGTATGGCAAGGATAG
- a CDS encoding LptE family protein, producing MARIARRFSVFSAAVGLALAFSCGPYSFNPGGTGAKTVAVPLFENQTTQFGVREALTDSVSSRFLRDNILKVTPMASAELVLAGTIIRYERTAHTFDANQQVKQYVVNIWADVSVTNQKDKKIVWEEKELLGFGIYDAGLETEEDGKARAVSKLAEDIVNRTVRGW from the coding sequence ATGGCAAGGATAGCCCGCAGATTTTCCGTTTTTTCCGCCGCCGTTGGTTTGGCGCTTGCTTTTTCCTGCGGGCCGTACTCCTTCAATCCGGGCGGAACGGGGGCCAAAACCGTTGCCGTGCCGCTTTTTGAAAACCAGACCACGCAATTCGGGGTGCGGGAAGCGCTCACCGATTCGGTCTCTTCCCGCTTTCTGCGTGACAACATCCTGAAGGTTACGCCGATGGCATCGGCCGAGCTTGTTTTGGCCGGCACCATCATCCGCTACGAACGGACGGCCCACACTTTTGACGCGAACCAGCAGGTGAAGCAGTACGTGGTGAACATCTGGGCGGACGTTTCGGTGACCAACCAGAAGGACAAAAAAATAGTCTGGGAGGAAAAAGAACTTCTGGGGTTCGGCATCTACGACGCGGGCCTGGAAACGGAGGAGGACGGCAAGGCCCGGGCGGTCTCCAAGCTGGCGGAGGATATCGTCAACCGGACCGTGCGGGGGTGGTAG
- a CDS encoding PorV/PorQ family protein, whose amino-acid sequence MKKLLVSILLPLFLSGSARGASNNENVGTKVYPFLKNGIGARPLAMGGAFTGLADDESALYYNPAGVASIRTKAFAASYVNYFGDVNSGYLGFLHPLGENQTAGAALNYFNYGEFVGLDSAGNFIGNFTPGDLAFQLSYARRLPKGFSLGVTGKIIYEKLQDYSSSALAFDLGVLYHFPSERGRVGLVVQHLGFQISSFWEAPRENLPTVVKLGGSIHPVGLPMNVSLDVGFPTDNDLFISGGLEYLNLNPVFVRAGYSSFGRNYKAGLESGKDNLAGFSGGVGVVVQKFQVDYAFLPYSTLGSAHRFSGAYRF is encoded by the coding sequence ATGAAAAAACTTCTGGTCAGCATCCTTCTCCCCCTGTTTCTGTCCGGTTCGGCGCGCGGCGCCTCCAACAACGAAAACGTAGGCACCAAGGTTTACCCGTTTCTTAAAAACGGCATCGGCGCGCGGCCGTTGGCGATGGGAGGGGCCTTCACCGGGCTGGCCGACGACGAGTCGGCCCTGTACTACAACCCGGCCGGAGTCGCCAGCATCCGCACCAAGGCGTTCGCCGCCAGCTACGTGAACTATTTTGGCGACGTCAATTCCGGCTATCTGGGTTTTCTGCACCCCTTGGGGGAAAACCAGACGGCCGGCGCGGCCCTGAACTACTTCAACTACGGCGAGTTTGTGGGGCTGGATTCCGCCGGCAACTTCATCGGCAATTTCACCCCCGGCGATTTGGCTTTTCAGCTTTCCTATGCCCGTCGGCTTCCAAAAGGGTTTTCGCTCGGGGTCACGGGCAAAATCATTTACGAAAAGCTGCAGGACTATTCCTCAAGCGCCCTGGCCTTCGATTTGGGGGTTTTGTACCATTTTCCCAGCGAACGGGGACGAGTCGGGCTCGTGGTGCAGCATCTCGGTTTTCAGATTTCCAGTTTCTGGGAAGCCCCCCGGGAGAATTTGCCCACCGTGGTGAAACTGGGCGGCTCGATCCATCCGGTGGGGCTGCCGATGAATGTCAGTTTGGACGTCGGCTTTCCCACGGACAACGATCTTTTCATCTCCGGCGGTCTTGAATATCTGAATTTAAACCCCGTGTTTGTGCGGGCCGGTTATTCCAGTTTCGGCAGGAACTACAAAGCCGGGCTGGAGTCCGGCAAGGATAATCTGGCCGGATTTTCCGGCGGAGTGGGGGTCGTCGTGCAGAAATTTCAGGTGGACTATGCGTTTTTACCTTATTCAACCTTGGGTTCGGCTCACCGATTTTCGGGCGCCTATCGGTTTTGA
- a CDS encoding ABC transporter ATP-binding protein, whose product MDGFARLKGYLSKHKKTLYRGLLAVFLTNFFTLLPPWFVKLAVDEIKAGTTVGMLFLYGFWIVFTTVVQGYFRYRMRQTIIVASRRVECELRNDYFAKLLRLPKSFYNHFKTGEIISRANADLEAVRNMIGPGIMQAANTVLTLVGSFAFMLALSPRLSLLTLLPVPFVSLAVFKLGKSVHQKFSRIQEQYALLSSKVQENLSGVRVVRAYAQEENEVRSFEKISRELVARTMGMVRVQALFYPVLYFLAGGSLLLVVWVGGQEVIAGKMTLGGLLAFLLYLLNLTWPAIALGWVVGLYQQGKASLARLEEIFSAEEEPAGGGINVEEREFRGEIEFRNLSFGYGGDNHLVLKNISLTVPAGKTVALVGRTGAGKSTLVSLISKIYPVKDGKLFIDGTDVNLYPTDRLRELVGFVPQEPFLFSATIGENLAFGLPAVEPEKIERVSRLAGLEKDVLDFPQQYQTMVGERGITLSGGQKQRATLARALAVDPKILILDDAFSSVDTETEERILSGLLGVRQGRTVILISHRISTVKDADFIVVLEEGEIAEQGTHEELLARGGYYAELHLKQLLEEELEKI is encoded by the coding sequence GTGGATGGATTTGCGCGGTTAAAAGGATACCTTTCCAAACATAAAAAAACGCTGTACAGGGGGCTTTTGGCGGTTTTTTTGACCAATTTCTTCACACTGCTCCCCCCTTGGTTCGTCAAGCTGGCGGTGGATGAAATCAAAGCAGGAACGACCGTCGGGATGCTTTTTTTGTACGGCTTTTGGATCGTTTTTACCACGGTCGTGCAGGGGTATTTCCGCTACCGGATGCGCCAGACCATCATCGTGGCCTCCCGGCGGGTGGAATGTGAATTGCGCAACGATTACTTCGCCAAACTCCTGCGGCTGCCGAAAAGTTTTTACAACCATTTCAAAACGGGGGAAATCATCTCCCGGGCGAACGCCGACCTGGAGGCCGTGCGGAACATGATCGGCCCCGGCATCATGCAGGCGGCCAACACCGTTTTGACGCTGGTGGGGAGCTTTGCCTTTATGCTGGCCTTGAGCCCCAGGCTTTCGCTTCTCACCCTTCTGCCCGTACCGTTTGTTTCGCTGGCCGTTTTCAAACTGGGAAAAAGCGTCCACCAAAAATTTTCCCGCATTCAGGAGCAGTACGCCCTATTGTCCAGCAAGGTTCAGGAAAACCTTTCCGGCGTGCGGGTGGTGCGGGCCTACGCCCAGGAGGAGAATGAAGTCCGCTCCTTTGAAAAAATTTCGCGGGAGCTGGTGGCGCGGACGATGGGGATGGTGCGGGTGCAGGCCCTGTTTTATCCGGTGCTCTATTTTCTGGCGGGGGGCTCGCTGCTTCTGGTTGTCTGGGTCGGCGGGCAGGAGGTGATTGCCGGCAAAATGACCTTGGGAGGCCTTTTGGCCTTTCTTTTGTATTTGCTCAATTTGACCTGGCCGGCGATCGCGCTCGGTTGGGTGGTGGGGCTCTACCAGCAGGGGAAGGCTTCGCTGGCCCGTTTGGAGGAAATATTTTCGGCTGAAGAGGAGCCGGCCGGCGGCGGCATTAATGTAGAGGAGCGGGAATTTCGCGGGGAGATAGAGTTCCGCAACTTGAGCTTCGGCTACGGGGGGGACAACCACCTCGTTTTGAAAAACATCAGCTTGACCGTACCGGCCGGCAAAACCGTGGCCCTGGTCGGCCGGACCGGTGCCGGGAAGTCCACGCTGGTCAGCCTGATTTCGAAAATCTATCCGGTCAAGGACGGAAAGCTTTTCATCGACGGCACCGACGTTAATTTGTATCCCACCGACCGGCTGCGGGAGCTGGTGGGGTTCGTGCCGCAGGAGCCGTTTCTGTTTTCCGCCACCATCGGCGAAAACCTCGCCTTCGGGCTTCCCGCCGTCGAGCCGGAAAAAATCGAGCGTGTCTCCCGCTTGGCCGGGCTGGAAAAGGATGTTCTGGATTTTCCGCAACAGTATCAAACGATGGTGGGAGAGCGGGGGATCACCCTCTCCGGCGGGCAGAAACAGCGGGCCACCCTGGCGCGGGCCTTGGCCGTCGATCCCAAGATTTTGATTCTGGACGACGCTTTTTCCTCCGTGGATACCGAAACGGAGGAGCGGATCCTTTCCGGCCTTCTGGGGGTGCGGCAGGGGCGGACGGTTATTTTGATTTCCCACCGGATCTCCACGGTCAAGGATGCCGATTTCATCGTCGTTCTGGAGGAGGGGGAAATTGCGGAGCAGGGGACGCACGAGGAGCTTCTGGCCCGAGGGGGGTACTACGCCGAGCTGCATTTAAAACAGCTTTTGGAGGAGGAACTGGAAAAAATCTGA
- a CDS encoding ABC transporter ATP-binding protein produces MSEAAGFHDDDILGKAYDGALLRRLLRYLKPYRWAVVCGVALLLSSTFLTLSIPYLIKEAIDSGIALGDSGRLKVLMGWVVLVLVADFAVRYAQTYLVQWMGQQAVFDLRQAVFSHLQKLSLSFYDKNPVGRLLTRVTSDVSVLGELFSSGVVAIFGDLFTLIGIVAYMLYLDVELSLVTFTVLPFLIYATMVFRKKARESYRQVRLGIAKINAYLSEHIGGMTVVKLFSQGARSRERFDGLSAGLRDAHLKSVLYHAVFFPVVEVIGAVSLALIIWYGGGEVLTGALTFGTIAAFVQYVDRFYQPIRDLAEKYNILQSAMASSERLFKLLDTPPEFDTRPGARKIENVRGEIRFESVHFAYRPGEWVLKDINLTIRPGEKVAIVGATGAGKTSLVGLLTRFYDYQKGKIYLDGVELKELDIQSIRRAIGLVLQDVFLFSGDIAYNIRLGAASISDEKLAEAARRVNLERFVQRLPGGYGAMVEERGSTFSVGQKQLLSFARALAFDPKILILDEATSSVDTETELLIRDALDKLLAGRTSLVIAHRLSTVEKSDRIIVLHKGEIRETGTHAELLAQRGIYYRLYLLQYKNAANQVKTPA; encoded by the coding sequence ATGAGCGAAGCCGCCGGTTTCCACGACGACGATATTTTGGGGAAGGCGTACGACGGGGCGCTTCTGCGCCGGCTTTTGCGCTATTTGAAGCCGTACCGCTGGGCCGTGGTTTGCGGGGTTGCGCTTCTCCTTTCCTCCACCTTTTTGACCTTGAGCATCCCGTACTTGATCAAGGAGGCAATCGACTCCGGCATTGCCCTAGGGGATTCCGGCCGGCTCAAGGTTTTAATGGGGTGGGTGGTTTTGGTTCTGGTGGCCGACTTTGCCGTGCGCTATGCCCAAACCTATCTTGTGCAATGGATGGGGCAGCAGGCGGTTTTCGACCTGCGGCAGGCGGTTTTTTCCCATCTGCAGAAGCTTTCGCTCTCCTTTTACGATAAAAACCCCGTCGGGCGGCTTTTGACCCGGGTGACCTCGGACGTTTCCGTTCTGGGGGAGCTTTTCAGTTCCGGCGTGGTGGCGATTTTTGGGGATCTGTTCACCCTGATCGGGATCGTCGCCTATATGCTCTATCTCGACGTCGAGCTTTCGCTGGTGACTTTCACCGTTCTGCCTTTTCTCATTTACGCCACAATGGTTTTCCGCAAAAAGGCCCGGGAATCGTACCGCCAAGTGCGGCTGGGGATCGCCAAAATAAACGCCTATTTGTCCGAGCATATCGGGGGGATGACGGTGGTGAAGCTTTTTTCCCAGGGGGCGCGCTCGCGGGAGCGGTTTGACGGTCTTTCCGCCGGGCTGCGGGACGCCCACTTGAAATCGGTTTTGTACCACGCCGTTTTCTTTCCGGTGGTGGAAGTAATCGGCGCCGTTTCACTGGCGTTGATCATCTGGTACGGCGGAGGCGAGGTTTTGACGGGGGCTTTGACCTTCGGCACCATTGCGGCCTTCGTGCAGTACGTGGACCGGTTCTACCAGCCGATACGGGATTTGGCGGAGAAATACAACATCCTGCAGTCGGCGATGGCTTCCAGCGAGCGGCTTTTCAAACTGTTGGACACGCCGCCGGAGTTTGACACCCGGCCCGGCGCCCGCAAAATCGAAAACGTGCGAGGGGAAATTCGGTTCGAGAGCGTCCACTTTGCCTACCGCCCGGGGGAATGGGTTTTGAAGGATATCAATCTGACCATCCGCCCGGGAGAGAAGGTGGCGATCGTCGGCGCCACCGGCGCGGGAAAAACCTCACTTGTCGGGCTTTTGACCCGCTTTTACGATTACCAGAAAGGGAAAATCTATCTGGACGGGGTGGAGTTGAAGGAGCTTGACATCCAGTCCATCCGGCGCGCCATCGGGCTGGTTTTGCAGGATGTTTTTCTTTTTTCCGGGGATATTGCGTATAATATCCGACTGGGCGCCGCTTCCATAAGCGATGAAAAACTGGCGGAGGCGGCCCGCCGGGTCAACTTGGAGCGGTTCGTTCAACGACTGCCGGGAGGGTACGGCGCCATGGTGGAGGAGCGGGGTTCGACGTTTTCGGTCGGCCAGAAACAGCTTTTGTCCTTTGCCCGGGCTTTGGCCTTCGACCCGAAAATCTTGATTCTGGACGAGGCGACCTCCTCTGTGGACACAGAAACTGAGCTTTTAATCCGGGACGCTTTGGACAAGCTTTTGGCCGGACGAACCTCGCTCGTGATTGCCCACCGGCTTTCGACCGTGGAGAAGTCGGACCGGATCATCGTTTTGCACAAAGGAGAAATTCGGGAAACCGGGACTCATGCCGAACTTTTGGCGCAAAGAGGAATTTATTACCGCCTCTATTTGCTGCAATACAAGAATGCAGCAAACCAAGTAAAAACCCCGGCTTAG
- a CDS encoding inositol monophosphatase family protein: MVNRALVAAQKAAVEAGAFLLKTQKKGFSIELKGEINLVTSADQKAEALIATRLKKGFPGFDLLAEETGKSAGRAGSDAVWVVDPLDGTTNFAHGLPIYAVSIALWEKEKPVLGVVYHPALNELFWAVKGKGAFLNNKRMTVSRTADPNSALLSTGFPYDLRRSRENNLDYFAAFATRVRAIRRMGAAALDIAWTAAGRFDGFWELKLYPWDIAAAVLLVAEAGGKLSDFEGEELGLSTPNVVASNGRLHTFILKIIEECRRKTLFAGGDETTIKKEVRS; this comes from the coding sequence CTGGTCAACCGGGCACTCGTAGCCGCCCAGAAAGCCGCCGTCGAAGCGGGAGCTTTTCTGCTCAAAACCCAGAAGAAGGGGTTTTCCATCGAGCTAAAAGGCGAGATCAACCTGGTCACGTCGGCGGACCAAAAAGCGGAAGCGCTGATTGCCACCCGGCTGAAGAAAGGTTTTCCGGGGTTTGATTTGCTGGCGGAAGAAACCGGGAAGAGCGCCGGACGGGCGGGCTCCGATGCCGTGTGGGTGGTGGATCCTTTGGACGGAACGACCAATTTCGCCCACGGGCTGCCGATATATGCCGTATCCATCGCCCTCTGGGAAAAAGAGAAGCCGGTTTTGGGGGTGGTATATCACCCGGCTTTGAACGAGCTTTTCTGGGCGGTGAAGGGGAAGGGGGCTTTTTTGAACAATAAACGTATGACCGTGTCCCGCACGGCGGACCCCAACTCGGCTCTTCTATCCACCGGCTTTCCATATGATTTGCGCCGGAGCCGTGAAAATAACCTGGATTATTTTGCCGCCTTTGCCACCCGCGTGCGGGCCATCCGCCGGATGGGAGCGGCGGCCCTGGACATTGCCTGGACGGCGGCGGGACGGTTTGACGGTTTTTGGGAGCTGAAACTTTATCCCTGGGATATTGCCGCCGCCGTCCTTTTGGTTGCCGAAGCGGGGGGAAAGCTTTCCGATTTTGAAGGAGAGGAGTTGGGGCTTTCCACTCCCAACGTGGTTGCTTCCAACGGCCGATTGCATACCTTTATTTTGAAGATAATTGAAGAATGCCGCCGCAAGACGCTTTTTGCAGGCGGCGATGAAACCACGATAAAGAAGGAGGTTCGCTCTTGA
- a CDS encoding PDZ domain-containing protein, with translation MKRLLLTFLVLILGAGSSFAILPGPISDFYTPRPGDTTAVVFGTRGLLPAVVKKLELLAHRNADYLKQKDPSRIVQVYADTSFPMALFGRRSLVLMGTPKSNTFLGEWRHVFPFILRDSRFNISGRKLYQGEDLTLSAIFPNPLANDRYVYLLVGSETWAQPSLADWPGDYDYYVAQRHSFWGWQLNRGKFQKNSSTWSQELVEYERSPHDTTTVVALVYPYGQVWYPARWEEDSLWDVPLTDRIALLAGLQSLFTGLERSIGLRVHGNVDFQLSDRYPAPSAYDPFGRVFLRTHPDLMDSSVFLSWGGPLARVLFPCADAPLDWELFAHRYLLTQNFFKQAGKLPRELVSAGAGRRWAEILTEGDSTHLLLLSRMVDRGLAGTIGEILDSVTDRGKKYSFKMSEFTAVLGRMVQDTQILRLAKLPLRPSPYERKPAFDLGVENIREMFLQEEVRVAAIGGKGAAFAAGLRKGDKIISVDGFPTNYNRSRAYLAWLGKKKGETLKLVIDRQGVRRTLVIPVS, from the coding sequence TTGAAACGGTTATTATTGACTTTTCTTGTTTTGATTCTGGGAGCCGGCTCCAGTTTTGCCATCCTGCCCGGCCCCATAAGTGACTTTTACACCCCCCGGCCGGGGGACACCACGGCCGTCGTTTTCGGCACGCGGGGGCTTTTGCCCGCCGTGGTCAAAAAACTGGAACTCTTGGCTCACCGCAACGCCGATTACCTGAAACAGAAAGATCCTTCGCGGATCGTTCAAGTGTATGCCGACACGTCTTTTCCCATGGCACTTTTCGGCCGCCGTTCGCTGGTGTTAATGGGCACCCCCAAGAGCAACACCTTTTTGGGAGAATGGCGGCACGTATTTCCCTTTATACTGCGGGACAGCCGTTTCAACATCAGCGGGCGCAAGCTGTATCAGGGGGAGGATTTGACCCTTTCCGCCATTTTTCCCAACCCGTTGGCCAACGACCGCTACGTCTATTTGCTGGTCGGCAGCGAAACGTGGGCCCAGCCCTCGCTGGCGGACTGGCCGGGGGATTACGATTATTACGTGGCCCAGCGCCATTCCTTCTGGGGGTGGCAGTTGAACCGGGGAAAGTTTCAAAAGAACTCCAGCACCTGGTCGCAGGAACTGGTGGAATACGAACGCTCGCCCCATGATACGACCACGGTGGTGGCTCTGGTTTATCCATACGGGCAGGTGTGGTACCCGGCGCGCTGGGAGGAGGATTCCCTGTGGGATGTTCCCCTCACCGACCGGATCGCGCTTCTGGCCGGTTTGCAAAGTCTTTTCACCGGTTTGGAACGTTCGATCGGGCTGCGCGTGCACGGCAACGTGGACTTTCAGCTTTCAGACCGGTATCCGGCCCCTTCCGCCTACGACCCTTTTGGGCGGGTTTTTCTGCGAACCCATCCGGACCTGATGGATTCATCGGTTTTTCTTTCCTGGGGGGGGCCCTTGGCCCGCGTTTTATTCCCCTGCGCCGACGCCCCCTTGGACTGGGAGCTTTTCGCCCACCGCTATCTTTTAACCCAGAACTTTTTCAAGCAGGCGGGGAAACTCCCGCGCGAGCTTGTGTCTGCCGGCGCCGGGCGGCGTTGGGCGGAGATTTTGACGGAAGGGGATTCCACTCACCTTTTGCTTTTGAGCCGGATGGTGGACCGGGGACTGGCCGGAACGATTGGGGAGATTTTGGATTCGGTTACTGATCGGGGGAAGAAGTACTCCTTTAAAATGAGCGAGTTTACCGCCGTGTTAGGGCGGATGGTTCAAGACACCCAAATTCTGCGTCTGGCCAAGCTCCCCCTGCGCCCCTCCCCCTATGAACGGAAGCCGGCCTTTGATCTTGGGGTGGAGAACATCAGGGAGATGTTCTTGCAAGAGGAGGTACGCGTGGCGGCCATTGGTGGAAAGGGGGCGGCGTTTGCCGCTGGTCTGCGAAAGGGGGATAAGATTATTTCCGTGGATGGTTTTCCGACCAACTACAACCGTTCCCGCGCCTATTTGGCCTGGCTGGGAAAGAAAAAAGGGGAGACTTTGAAACTGGTCATTGACCGCCAAGGGGTCCGGCGAACCTTGGTGATTCCCGTCAGTTAA